In Hallerella porci, the sequence TCGCATTCGGCTTCTCCACTTTCGGCGGACTTTTGCTCGCCAAAATCATGAACAAGTGCTCGCCCAATAACCCGGTGAACCCGCTGATCGGTTCCGCAGGCGTTTCTGCAGTCCCGATGGCAGCACGCGTTTCTCAGGTCGAAGGCGCCAAATACGATCCGCAAAACTTCCTGCTCATGCACGCCATGGGTCCGAACGTTTCCGGTGTGATCGGCACTGCGATTTGCGCAGGCTACATGATTTCTCGCCTCGCTTAAGTTTTAGCGATTCACAAAAAAGTCCGAAGCAATTCGGACTTTTTATTTTTCCTTGAAAATTTCACGCAGCATTTTTCAAAAAAATTTTTCATTCCACTTTTTCTGCATTCGCAAAATTTTCATTTTTATCCAAATAAAAAAGCAGAACTATTTCTGTTCTGCCTTTCCGTTTTTAACATTCATTTTTCTCGCTAATCGATGCGGAAAATTTTCACATCCTTAATTTGGTAACGATTTCTATGCTTGCCTAAATTAAATTCTAAGCGGGCAAAAAGATCATCAACATAAGCGATATATTCAAATTCATACGATTTCCAAATCGTTTCCATTTGCACATGCCTCTGCAGCGCTTCAGTATGATAAGTATTATAGGAACCTAAACGCACGGTAATCTGCGTTGCGGAATCCGCAAATGCGGTAAAAATGAGTTTATAACGGCGCCCTTGAATTAGCGGAATATCTTCGTGAATTAGCTGCACACTATAACTATTCGTCCCCGCTTGCGTCACATTCACCGTCATGCTGTTATCCGCCAAACTCGTATCTGCAAAGCCGCCGAGTTGATTGACCAAAATCCAATTGCGATTGTCCGCAAAATTTCCATTTGAAACCCAGTTGGAATCGATAATATCATATCGCGAAAGCACAGAGTCATCAAAATCATCTTCCGTATTTCCATTCGAAAAATACGCAAGATGATGCGCTGCCGAGAAAGCCCGCGCAAAGCGCACCGTCAATGAATCCCAAAGAATGGAATTATGCAAAGCATCAAAACGAATCGTATCGCCGTCCATCGCTGCAGCAGTCATCGGGAGATCATTCACCCATTCTGCGACGCAGAAACGCACAGTAAGCGAAAGCGCTCCATTATCCGCAACATCCAACTGATTTTGTAAATAGCGAACTTCTAAAGAATCCAATCCCGCAAACGAGAATGTAAACGGCACATACGAACCCGCAATTTTTAACGAGCCCGTCATCTGCGGCTGTTCCGCTACCGGAGAAAAATGCGCACCGATTTCTTTTAAATAACCTGAGCCGTCAATTTCAATATCGCCAAATGCCGCTTTCCAATCATCGCGTCCATTTTCGTCTTCGGCGAATGCGATTTTCATCGGCGCTTCTACCGCATATTCCGGCCAAAGAGTTAAGCCTTCGGCAAGGTCAAATCCCACGTAGATGTAATAGCTCGAATACGCAGAAAGCCGCCACAAAGAAAGGCTTAAATCATCCACGAGAACCGAATCCGATTCCGAAGCCATTTTCGCAAAGCCATTTTTCGGCTTCGCACCGTAATCCACCACAAAATGCGCTTCAAAAGAATGTGCTTGAATTTCGGGATTTCCAATTTCAATTCCCGCTTGATCCGACGAATTGCTACACGCCAAAAAAATGAAGGCGTATAAACCTAAACCAAATATGCCGAATCGTTTTGCGCGCATTACATTCCTCGCGTTAAAGGAAACAGCTGGATGTTCACTTGAACAACCTCATCGCCTGTTCCCGCTTCACTAGAGAAATCTAATAGTTCTTTGCGCATAAGTTGCAAATGTTTTTTTAAAACTGGAAAATCTTTGGCTTGAATCGCAAATGTCACCGCAGAAATATCGCGTTTTTCCGCGGGAACCGTTTCCATCGACTCTTTCGCTAGATCGAGCATTTGCCGATGATAATTGCGAACAAGCATTCCTTTCGCTTCGTCATCGGTCGTAAGCAACGAATCCGCTTGACGATAACCGTTCGCCGTTTTCCGAATTAAACCCAACGAGGTCAATAATTTCAACGATTCCGCAGCCTGAGCCGGAGTAATCGTCCCGCCGAGATGACGCGAAATCCATTCGGGCGCAGGATTAAAATTTTTGAGCTCCACCAATTCGCGGATAACGGAATGATACCATTCTGTAAAAATGCGAAATTGCGCTTCGTCCAATTTATGAAGCCTTGAACCCGGAGTTGCCTTCACCAAATTCGCGTAATAGAAAGATTTTTCGGAATCGGTTTGCGCTTGATTAAAGAAGACCAAATTTTCAAAATAAACCGCACGTTCGTCCGTTAAATTCAAACCTTGGACGATTTTTATCACCGTCGTCTTCGTGATATTGCGCTTTCCATCCATCACCAATTTCAAATGCGCATGACTCGAAAGCCCCGCTTTGGCGGCAAAAGACCGCAAACTAAAACTCGGCTCCGTCGCCTTTTTAAAAGCGTAATAATCGTGCAGAAATACGCGGTAGTTCGTGTATTGCAAAACATCCGGCAGAGTCATATTTTTCTTTTCTGCACTTTCCATAATCTTAAAATAGCAGAATTTACTTTCAAAATAAAGAGTGAATTGTGTAATTCTGTTTACATTTGAAACCAACGAAAAATTTACTCATTTCCCGCAAAAATAAAACTATAACGATTGTGATT encodes:
- a CDS encoding carbohydrate binding domain-containing protein, with amino-acid sequence MRAKRFGIFGLGLYAFIFLACSNSSDQAGIEIGNPEIQAHSFEAHFVVDYGAKPKNGFAKMASESDSVLVDDLSLSLWRLSAYSSYYIYVGFDLAEGLTLWPEYAVEAPMKIAFAEDENGRDDWKAAFGDIEIDGSGYLKEIGAHFSPVAEQPQMTGSLKIAGSYVPFTFSFAGLDSLEVRYLQNQLDVADNGALSLTVRFCVAEWVNDLPMTAAAMDGDTIRFDALHNSILWDSLTVRFARAFSAAHHLAYFSNGNTEDDFDDSVLSRYDIIDSNWVSNGNFADNRNWILVNQLGGFADTSLADNSMTVNVTQAGTNSYSVQLIHEDIPLIQGRRYKLIFTAFADSATQITVRLGSYNTYHTEALQRHVQMETIWKSYEFEYIAYVDDLFARLEFNLGKHRNRYQIKDVKIFRID
- a CDS encoding TIGR02147 family protein, translated to MESAEKKNMTLPDVLQYTNYRVFLHDYYAFKKATEPSFSLRSFAAKAGLSSHAHLKLVMDGKRNITKTTVIKIVQGLNLTDERAVYFENLVFFNQAQTDSEKSFYYANLVKATPGSRLHKLDEAQFRIFTEWYHSVIRELVELKNFNPAPEWISRHLGGTITPAQAAESLKLLTSLGLIRKTANGYRQADSLLTTDDEAKGMLVRNYHRQMLDLAKESMETVPAEKRDISAVTFAIQAKDFPVLKKHLQLMRKELLDFSSEAGTGDEVVQVNIQLFPLTRGM